In one Chitinophaga sancti genomic region, the following are encoded:
- a CDS encoding aldehyde dehydrogenase family protein yields MKTIDKIYINGAFVTPHGQEMFDLINPATNQLIGQVRLGDETDAQLAIASAKEAFKTFSQSSRTTRIKYLQKLHDALHKRIDDLSAATIEEYGAPVSRAKASTEMALAAFLHAQEVLYDFEFERKAGRSQVRMEPLGVVGIITPWNANANYICGKLATAISAGCTVVIKPSEMSALQTQVVLEAFHEAGLPAGIFNIVNGLGNVVGAELTRHPDVAKISFTGSTAVGKTIARAAVDTMKRVTLELGGKSPNIILDDADLSTAIPMAVAAGFMNSGQACIAGTRLLVPETRFDEVKELLKHAVAATKVGDPTDANTAIGPMVSVKQYERVQSYIQSGIEQGAEVLAGGPGHPEGLEGGNFVKPTVFANVTPDMKIAREEIFGPVISVLTYKTEEEAIAMANDTTYGLAAYVSSTNEARAWKVAEQIVAGRVMVNSLQHDPMAPFGGFKQSGIGREYGTFGLEEYVEPKTIIKG; encoded by the coding sequence ATGAAAACGATAGATAAAATTTATATCAACGGAGCCTTTGTTACTCCTCACGGACAGGAAATGTTTGACCTGATCAATCCGGCTACCAACCAACTCATCGGCCAGGTAAGACTCGGTGACGAAACCGATGCACAATTAGCCATTGCCAGCGCAAAGGAAGCGTTTAAAACCTTTTCACAATCTTCCCGGACTACCCGGATTAAATATTTACAAAAACTACACGACGCGCTGCACAAAAGGATCGATGACCTCAGCGCTGCAACTATTGAAGAATATGGCGCACCGGTATCCCGTGCTAAAGCAAGTACCGAAATGGCGCTGGCAGCATTCCTCCATGCACAGGAAGTATTGTATGATTTCGAATTTGAACGCAAAGCAGGTCGTTCCCAGGTAAGAATGGAACCCCTGGGAGTAGTCGGCATCATTACCCCATGGAATGCAAATGCAAATTACATTTGTGGTAAGTTAGCCACTGCGATATCCGCAGGTTGTACAGTAGTGATCAAGCCTAGTGAAATGAGTGCCCTGCAAACACAGGTAGTATTGGAAGCCTTTCATGAAGCGGGATTGCCTGCAGGCATCTTCAATATTGTAAATGGTTTGGGAAATGTAGTGGGTGCTGAACTAACCCGTCATCCGGATGTAGCCAAGATCTCCTTTACCGGATCTACTGCTGTCGGCAAGACCATTGCCAGAGCCGCGGTGGATACTATGAAGAGAGTAACACTGGAACTGGGTGGCAAGTCTCCGAATATTATCCTGGATGATGCCGATCTGAGCACCGCCATTCCTATGGCAGTTGCCGCAGGTTTTATGAATAGTGGGCAGGCATGCATCGCAGGTACAAGATTGTTAGTACCGGAAACACGTTTTGATGAAGTGAAGGAATTATTGAAACACGCCGTAGCAGCTACAAAAGTTGGTGACCCTACAGATGCCAATACCGCCATCGGCCCTATGGTCAGTGTAAAACAATATGAACGTGTGCAAAGTTATATTCAATCAGGCATAGAACAGGGTGCCGAAGTATTGGCTGGTGGTCCTGGTCATCCTGAAGGATTAGAGGGTGGTAACTTTGTAAAGCCTACCGTGTTTGCTAATGTAACACCTGATATGAAGATTGCGAGAGAAGAGATCTTTGGACCTGTGATTTCTGTATTGACATACAAAACAGAGGAAGAAGCGATCGCCATGGCGAATGATACCACTTACGGACTGGCAGCATATGTAAGCAGTACAAATGAAGCGCGGGCCTGGAAAGTGGCTGAGCAGATAGTAGCTGGCAGAGTAATGGTGAATAGTTTGCAACATGATCCCATGGCACCATTTGGTGGGTTTAAACAATCAGGGATCGGCAGGGAATATGGTACCTTTGGATTGGAAGAATACGTAGAACCTAAGACGATCATCAAAGGATAA
- a CDS encoding Crp/Fnr family transcriptional regulator, giving the protein MIQTNLDLLQLIHNMLPAAGAAITIRQFDAGQRFIFQEQEILQVYIIKSGLVKPLITEENGKEYILEFLGEGEMLGEVEAIRGTKTVCSVDAVTPVVLYAMGVGQFQYFLQTIPAFNTLVLRLLATRVANSSVKMARQQLYTMAELLPQLQKMLAAQQIEFTKQDLAGYMGISVRSLNRLLKGE; this is encoded by the coding sequence ATGATTCAAACAAACCTTGACTTATTACAACTGATCCACAATATGCTGCCTGCGGCAGGAGCTGCCATCACCATCCGGCAATTTGATGCCGGCCAACGCTTTATATTCCAGGAGCAGGAGATCCTGCAGGTATATATTATTAAATCGGGCCTGGTGAAACCATTGATCACGGAAGAGAATGGCAAGGAATATATCTTGGAATTCCTGGGAGAAGGAGAAATGCTGGGAGAGGTAGAAGCCATCCGGGGCACTAAGACAGTCTGCAGCGTAGATGCGGTGACCCCTGTTGTGTTATACGCAATGGGGGTTGGCCAATTTCAATACTTTTTACAAACCATACCTGCTTTCAATACACTCGTACTGCGCTTGCTGGCTACACGGGTAGCGAATTCTTCGGTGAAGATGGCCCGTCAGCAATTATATACCATGGCAGAATTACTCCCCCAATTACAGAAAATGCTGGCTGCACAGCAGATTGAATTTACAAAACAAGACCTCGCAGGGTATATGGGCATCAGTGTAAGAAGTTTGAACAGGTTGCTGAAAGGAGAATGA
- a CDS encoding NAD-dependent epimerase/dehydratase family protein — protein MKILITGSTGHLGEALVRTLAPQGHDIVSIDIQASSFTTHTGSIANPVLIQECMKGVDIVLHTATLHKPHVGTHSRQEFIDTNITGTLQLLEAASANKVKAFIFTSTTSVFGDALIPPPGEPAAWITEEVAPQPKNIYGVTKTAAEDLCQLFYRNQKLPVLILRTSRFFPEQDDNKGMRDAFADDNLKALEYLYRRVDVEDVVSAHIAAMHRAQEIGFGKYIISATTPFTTADLPLLRAHAPQVIQGIYPEAAGIFAQHNWQFLPYIDRVYVNEKARRELHWQPQHDFGALLQKLKQGQSIKSKLADVIGAKGYHSESFSEGPYPVH, from the coding sequence ATGAAAATACTCATCACTGGCAGCACCGGACATCTTGGCGAAGCATTGGTAAGAACCCTTGCTCCGCAGGGTCATGACATTGTTTCTATAGATATACAGGCTTCTTCATTCACTACGCATACGGGTAGTATTGCCAATCCTGTACTTATACAGGAATGTATGAAAGGTGTGGATATTGTGTTACATACAGCTACGCTACATAAGCCTCATGTTGGCACGCATTCCCGCCAGGAGTTCATTGATACTAATATCACAGGTACTTTGCAATTGCTGGAAGCGGCGAGTGCCAACAAGGTAAAGGCATTCATCTTCACCAGTACGACCAGTGTATTTGGCGATGCCTTGATTCCCCCTCCGGGAGAGCCGGCAGCCTGGATCACAGAAGAAGTAGCACCGCAACCCAAGAACATTTATGGGGTTACGAAAACTGCTGCAGAGGATCTTTGCCAGCTTTTTTACCGTAATCAAAAATTACCCGTACTTATTTTGCGTACTTCCCGTTTCTTTCCGGAACAGGATGATAATAAAGGGATGCGTGATGCATTTGCAGATGATAATCTTAAAGCACTGGAATACCTGTATCGTCGTGTAGATGTGGAGGATGTGGTGTCTGCGCATATTGCAGCCATGCATCGTGCACAGGAGATTGGTTTTGGGAAATATATTATTAGTGCAACGACGCCTTTTACAACAGCAGATCTGCCTTTATTAAGAGCACATGCACCGCAGGTAATACAAGGAATATACCCGGAGGCGGCGGGTATCTTTGCGCAGCATAACTGGCAGTTCCTGCCATATATAGACCGCGTATACGTGAATGAGAAAGCGCGTAGGGAATTGCATTGGCAACCACAACATGATTTTGGTGCTCTGCTGCAAAAACTAAAACAGGGTCAAAGCATCAAAAGTAAACTGGCTGATGTGATAGGGGCGAAAGGTTATCACAGCGAGTCTTTTTCCGAGGGGCCTTATCCTGTTCACTAA
- a CDS encoding NAD(P)-dependent oxidoreductase: MRAFLGMGLLGSNFTKALINKGEQVQVWNRTTSRATALEAFGAKAFTNVADAVKGADYVHIVVKDDAAVNEVLAAAAPGFKPGTVIIDHTTTTVEGAVARTKEWKDKGFTYLHAPVFMGPGNALDSSGYMLVSGDQAVVNKLEPVLAPMTGKLLNFGEETGKAAAMKLVGNSFLICLTAGLTDMLSVGKALGVNGDDILTLLADWNPGMGVTSRLKRILSAPYDDPSWELNMARKDAGIFIDSTAKAGTNLNVIPVVAQVMDEWIAKGFGNKDWTVISKDVV; encoded by the coding sequence ATGAGAGCATTCTTAGGTATGGGCCTTTTAGGATCAAATTTCACGAAGGCTTTAATTAACAAAGGAGAGCAGGTACAGGTATGGAACAGAACCACTTCAAGAGCTACCGCACTGGAAGCTTTTGGCGCAAAGGCTTTTACCAATGTGGCAGATGCTGTGAAGGGTGCTGATTATGTACATATAGTCGTAAAAGATGACGCAGCTGTGAATGAAGTACTGGCCGCCGCTGCACCGGGATTTAAACCAGGCACCGTGATCATTGATCATACTACCACTACCGTAGAAGGTGCGGTGGCACGTACTAAAGAATGGAAAGACAAAGGTTTTACTTACCTGCACGCACCTGTGTTCATGGGCCCTGGCAATGCACTCGATAGCTCTGGCTATATGCTCGTATCAGGTGATCAGGCTGTTGTGAATAAACTGGAGCCCGTGTTAGCTCCGATGACGGGTAAGCTGCTGAACTTTGGCGAAGAAACCGGGAAAGCCGCTGCGATGAAGCTGGTGGGTAATTCATTTTTAATATGCCTGACCGCGGGCCTCACGGATATGCTGTCAGTAGGCAAGGCACTGGGTGTAAATGGAGATGATATCCTGACCCTGCTGGCAGACTGGAATCCTGGTATGGGTGTCACTTCCCGCTTAAAGAGGATCTTGTCTGCACCTTACGACGATCCATCATGGGAACTGAATATGGCAAGAAAAGATGCAGGCATCTTTATCGATAGCACCGCTAAAGCTGGTACGAATCTGAACGTGATACCTGTAGTAGCACAAGTGATGGATGAGTGGATCGCAAAAGGATTTGGAAATAAAGACTGGACGGTGATCAGCAAAGATGTTGTATGA
- a CDS encoding ribosomal maturation YjgA family protein: MLKFSLKYFLLALALFITEVLIALYVHDSFIRPYVGDYLVVIFIYCVVRSIYQAPVKPVAAGVLIFSYLIEMGQYFNLVGMLGLQHNRAARIIIGTSFAWSDIVAYTLGILTVLLVEKKR, encoded by the coding sequence ATGTTAAAGTTTAGTTTAAAGTATTTTTTGCTGGCCCTGGCACTTTTTATTACAGAGGTATTGATAGCCCTATATGTACACGACTCCTTCATCCGCCCATATGTAGGTGATTATCTCGTTGTTATTTTTATTTATTGCGTGGTGAGAAGTATTTACCAGGCACCGGTAAAGCCTGTTGCCGCAGGGGTGCTAATCTTTTCTTACCTGATTGAGATGGGGCAATATTTTAACCTGGTGGGGATGCTTGGGTTACAACATAACAGGGCAGCCAGGATTATTATAGGCACCAGCTTTGCATGGAGTGATATTGTGGCGTATACTTTAGGTATACTGACCGTGTTACTCGTGGAGAAAAAACGATAG
- a CDS encoding TraB/GumN family protein, protein MKITHTLLLLFLTFSAKSQQLFWRITGPHTPHPSYLLGTTYSTGPAAFNFNDSVLIALQQAQGFAMEVDYDSLFEGIRRAKYEGEEEEGNPIRAYLSKEEYDFADKLVYEKNHQHIEDFHSKHLAVIASRITGENLLPLVGDEYPQFWLSLQADKLGKTTYHLEKVKNQLDLLFPKTVTPGFKKEFLIKIGYLKTDGSAPDLHLESRDEEMAVNFAKHFETESVFAAVDSVHISGLVKQLRQQGYTVTAVNAPTTAIAKQEREKLDKMTWFTLNKKEEGFSVELPFYPKQVKSDGRTNERYYIGGDNSSGGIVAIQDIMDQRLSQDTIFKNNLANYTRKFKGVAIATTPITFKGHTGIAASAGAKEGIWALRMFIVNNRLFSFMYGGKDTSSRDRFFNSVMFYDYTPQVVYDTFAITKAGLSVVMPSNRFAYREATYTDTYKAVDNEHHISYYLNTYLPPAGGQNDDGRFELLYPPKSVIENCQKTDSINYLRNGLAAYTVKYKHADGLISRKDVIKRGSAVFTLISTYHPNSTDSSYAKRFFNSFQLAPFQKKASWQTFTDNDSSFTVKTPVKLRYNSMVNGWENLVPDKRMIYAAWDTATQSRYRISVMSFEKYEQKGPAYTSENFITPDSNQVVINTKSYKGIVPAWEVELQDKDHHTREYRKAFISGQTAYIIQAFLPEELAKSGDGQQFLSSFRLLKREGATLQDNKLAILIQDLKSKDEEVAEKANERFAYYHANADEIPIVLNGIRDTAISEAMKVDIFRALDEVPKNNVVHEAELLFSTLTDNDAKLKLLNLLSGLPVDSAIRVFIRLAAKTDITSEAFSNDLPFNDSLYYRYMPAIIDTAIQHPAFLNAFINFSWNDSIWLQPKYGLKKLVPVLIKKFYSEADKFYAGEIDDYFHSLSSTAYILAAPGMPDDVVRGFQRMVTDSFLQMQCTAILGLINQGITVDTAIIGKVLRNIKFGHELINNLERDHQIDVIKPLLTQDIVARTSIAENKFLWFENLVGIEFLYSVPVKDEVLLLYCRYKGQRSKTYFLCGPFSKDATKPVPLHPRIVQEIGDKYPDKKEVTEKALELYNK, encoded by the coding sequence ATGAAGATAACCCATACCTTACTCCTGCTGTTTTTAACCTTCTCAGCAAAGTCACAGCAACTATTCTGGCGTATTACTGGCCCACATACGCCACACCCATCATACTTATTAGGTACTACCTATAGCACCGGGCCGGCTGCTTTTAATTTTAACGATTCGGTATTGATTGCTTTACAGCAAGCGCAGGGCTTTGCAATGGAGGTGGATTATGACTCGCTCTTTGAGGGGATAAGACGGGCAAAGTATGAAGGAGAAGAGGAGGAAGGGAATCCAATACGTGCTTACCTTAGTAAAGAAGAATACGACTTTGCCGATAAGCTGGTATATGAAAAGAATCACCAGCATATCGAAGATTTTCATTCTAAACACCTGGCGGTTATTGCTTCCCGGATCACGGGTGAAAATCTGCTGCCATTGGTAGGTGATGAATATCCGCAATTCTGGCTTTCTCTGCAAGCGGATAAACTAGGTAAAACTACCTATCATTTGGAGAAAGTGAAGAACCAGCTGGACTTACTTTTTCCTAAAACGGTCACGCCTGGATTTAAAAAGGAGTTCCTCATTAAAATAGGATATCTGAAGACGGATGGTTCTGCTCCGGATCTGCACCTGGAAAGTCGTGATGAAGAGATGGCTGTAAACTTCGCAAAGCATTTCGAAACTGAATCTGTATTCGCAGCAGTAGATAGTGTGCATATTTCAGGTTTGGTAAAACAATTGCGTCAGCAGGGATATACGGTGACTGCCGTGAATGCACCTACGACAGCAATTGCAAAGCAGGAACGTGAGAAATTGGATAAGATGACATGGTTTACACTGAATAAGAAAGAAGAGGGATTTAGTGTGGAACTGCCTTTTTATCCTAAACAGGTTAAATCTGATGGACGGACTAACGAGCGATATTATATTGGCGGTGATAATTCAAGTGGAGGTATAGTTGCCATCCAGGATATCATGGACCAGCGCCTTTCACAGGATACGATATTTAAAAACAACCTTGCCAATTACACCCGGAAATTTAAAGGGGTCGCTATTGCAACTACACCCATTACTTTCAAAGGGCATACTGGTATAGCAGCTTCAGCCGGGGCAAAAGAAGGAATATGGGCACTTCGCATGTTCATTGTAAATAACAGGCTTTTTTCATTCATGTATGGAGGAAAAGACACCAGCAGTCGTGACCGGTTCTTTAACTCAGTAATGTTTTACGATTATACACCACAGGTAGTATATGATACTTTTGCTATTACTAAGGCCGGTTTATCAGTGGTAATGCCCAGCAACAGGTTTGCATATCGGGAAGCAACTTATACAGATACTTACAAGGCTGTAGACAATGAACATCATATTTCCTATTACCTGAACACGTATCTTCCTCCAGCTGGCGGACAAAATGATGATGGACGATTTGAGCTGTTATATCCACCTAAGAGTGTTATTGAAAACTGCCAGAAGACTGATTCCATTAACTATCTAAGAAATGGTTTAGCTGCGTACACAGTAAAATACAAACATGCCGATGGATTGATTTCCCGTAAAGATGTGATAAAAAGAGGCTCTGCAGTCTTTACATTGATTAGTACTTATCATCCTAACAGTACTGATAGTAGCTATGCAAAGCGCTTCTTTAATAGTTTTCAGTTGGCACCATTTCAAAAAAAAGCATCCTGGCAAACATTTACTGACAATGACAGCAGTTTTACCGTGAAGACGCCGGTAAAATTGAGATATAATTCTATGGTAAATGGCTGGGAAAATCTTGTGCCGGATAAAAGAATGATATATGCAGCATGGGATACCGCTACACAATCCAGGTACAGGATCTCAGTTATGTCATTTGAAAAATACGAACAGAAAGGGCCGGCATATACTTCAGAAAACTTCATCACCCCGGATTCCAATCAGGTTGTCATCAATACCAAATCATATAAAGGTATCGTTCCTGCCTGGGAAGTAGAATTACAGGATAAAGATCATCATACAAGAGAATATAGAAAAGCATTCATCTCCGGTCAAACGGCTTATATCATTCAGGCATTCCTGCCGGAAGAGCTGGCGAAATCAGGTGATGGACAACAATTCCTCAGTTCCTTTAGGCTATTAAAGCGCGAAGGTGCTACGCTGCAGGATAATAAACTGGCTATACTGATACAGGATCTGAAAAGCAAAGATGAGGAAGTTGCTGAGAAGGCGAACGAACGCTTTGCTTACTATCATGCAAATGCAGATGAAATACCAATTGTATTAAATGGTATACGTGATACGGCAATTAGTGAAGCAATGAAAGTTGATATCTTCCGTGCATTGGATGAGGTACCTAAAAATAATGTAGTTCATGAAGCAGAGCTACTGTTTTCCACATTAACAGACAATGATGCCAAACTGAAACTACTGAATCTATTGAGTGGATTACCTGTAGATTCTGCCATAAGGGTGTTCATCCGTTTAGCTGCAAAGACAGATATTACAAGTGAAGCATTCAGTAATGACCTGCCATTTAATGATAGTCTTTACTACAGGTATATGCCTGCTATTATTGACACAGCAATTCAACATCCTGCATTTCTAAATGCCTTTATCAATTTCTCATGGAATGATTCTATCTGGTTACAGCCTAAATATGGGTTAAAAAAACTGGTGCCGGTGTTGATAAAGAAATTCTATAGTGAAGCTGATAAATTTTACGCTGGTGAGATAGATGATTATTTCCACTCCCTGAGCAGCACAGCTTATATATTGGCGGCACCAGGTATGCCGGATGATGTGGTGAGAGGTTTTCAAAGGATGGTGACAGATAGTTTCCTGCAAATGCAGTGCACAGCCATTCTGGGGCTTATTAACCAGGGGATTACAGTGGATACAGCTATTATTGGAAAGGTATTACGTAATATAAAATTTGGGCATGAATTGATCAATAACCTGGAGCGGGATCATCAGATTGATGTAATCAAGCCATTACTTACACAGGATATAGTGGCCAGAACCAGCATTGCTGAGAACAAGTTCCTGTGGTTTGAAAACCTTGTGGGGATTGAATTCTTGTATAGTGTACCTGTGAAGGATGAAGTGCTGTTGCTTTATTGCAGGTACAAAGGTCAGCGTTCAAAAACCTATTTTCTATGTGGGCCGTTTTCCAAAGATGCGACTAAACCGGTTCCTTTGCATCCAAGGATAGTACAGGAAATTGGGGATAAATACCCTGATAAAAAAGAAGTAACAGAGAAAGCTTTAGAGCTGTATAATAAATAA
- a CDS encoding M13 family metallopeptidase, translated as MRKLFLLPIVLAFFVACQNRVNEKPFIAIEGIDSTIKPGDDFYNYVNLKWYDTAQIPPSQSGVGAYRFMNYQQRLKLQGILDSVSKSSNPAGSLEQKIGDFYASGMDTNTINQRGFEPLKAGLSKINAIGSVSEMLVFIAEQTKLSNSSLIEFQVSADQDNSSMNIGHLYQTGIGMPDRDYYFKTDTATLAIQQAYKKCITELFTLTGTEAALAEKNALLVYNIQKQLATAHKTNIELRDIKNNFHKIALTDLNKQQPNIGWASYFQHLGASFDSLDVAQPGYYEKLNTLLKTVPLEDWKLYLSINYISSYADYLSKPFVDVAFAYNKALTGQAVQKTRGESMSGVVDTYLGMALGQLYTKLYFPESAKTRMLELVNNLQKAFSNRVDHLDWMSDSTKQKAKEKLFAITKKIGYPDKWRDYKNVSIVKGKYFENVVSAAANNFQYNLGKLGKPVDKTEWFTTPSTVTAYNNPYANEIVFPAGILQPPYFDNNADDALNYGGIGMVIGHEMTHTFDDQGAQFDKNGNVKSWWTAEDYAKFKAKTQQVVDLYSQFTVLDSMHVKGALTVGENTADLSGIAVAYDAFKMTKQGQDTTKIGGFTPDQRFFFSIARIWRVKMKDEYMRYWVNNDPHSPPMWRVNGPLMNIAAFYTAFHVQPGDKMYLEEGKRIKIW; from the coding sequence ATGAGAAAATTGTTTTTACTACCCATTGTTCTGGCTTTTTTTGTTGCCTGCCAGAACCGGGTCAATGAAAAGCCCTTTATTGCTATTGAAGGGATTGACTCGACCATCAAGCCAGGAGATGATTTCTATAATTATGTAAATCTAAAATGGTACGATACTGCGCAGATACCACCCAGTCAATCCGGTGTAGGTGCGTATCGGTTTATGAACTATCAGCAACGATTGAAGTTGCAGGGGATACTTGATAGTGTATCAAAAAGTAGTAATCCTGCTGGAAGTCTGGAGCAAAAGATCGGAGATTTCTATGCATCAGGAATGGATACGAATACGATCAATCAGCGGGGTTTTGAGCCACTGAAAGCGGGTTTGTCAAAGATAAATGCGATTGGCAGTGTTTCGGAGATGCTTGTTTTTATAGCAGAACAAACCAAATTGTCCAACTCATCTCTGATTGAATTTCAGGTTTCAGCGGATCAGGATAATAGTAGTATGAATATAGGGCATCTTTACCAGACTGGTATTGGTATGCCTGATAGGGATTATTATTTTAAAACGGATACTGCAACCCTTGCTATACAACAGGCGTATAAAAAATGTATTACTGAGTTGTTTACATTGACTGGAACTGAGGCGGCTTTAGCGGAGAAAAATGCATTACTTGTTTATAATATTCAAAAGCAATTGGCGACGGCGCATAAGACGAATATTGAATTGCGGGATATCAAAAACAATTTCCATAAAATAGCGCTGACGGATTTAAATAAGCAGCAACCTAATATAGGATGGGCGAGTTATTTTCAACACCTGGGTGCTTCTTTCGATTCACTGGATGTAGCACAGCCGGGGTATTATGAAAAACTGAATACCTTGCTCAAAACGGTTCCGCTGGAGGATTGGAAATTATACCTGAGCATAAATTACATTAGCAGTTATGCAGATTACCTGAGCAAACCTTTCGTAGATGTAGCTTTTGCATACAACAAAGCCCTTACCGGGCAGGCGGTGCAAAAAACTCGTGGTGAGAGTATGTCTGGTGTGGTAGATACTTATCTTGGTATGGCATTAGGGCAGTTATACACAAAGCTCTATTTTCCGGAGTCAGCGAAAACCCGTATGCTGGAATTGGTGAATAACCTGCAGAAAGCGTTTTCTAACCGCGTAGATCATCTTGACTGGATGAGCGATAGCACGAAGCAAAAAGCTAAAGAGAAATTATTTGCGATCACTAAAAAGATCGGGTATCCTGATAAGTGGAGGGATTATAAAAATGTGAGCATCGTGAAGGGTAAGTATTTTGAGAATGTAGTATCTGCGGCGGCGAACAATTTCCAATACAATCTCGGCAAACTTGGAAAGCCGGTGGATAAAACAGAGTGGTTCACTACACCTTCCACTGTAACGGCTTATAACAATCCGTATGCAAATGAGATTGTATTCCCTGCCGGCATTTTACAGCCGCCATATTTTGATAATAATGCAGATGATGCACTGAACTATGGTGGTATCGGTATGGTAATAGGACATGAGATGACGCATACATTTGATGACCAGGGCGCACAGTTTGATAAAAATGGTAATGTAAAAAGCTGGTGGACAGCGGAAGACTATGCAAAGTTCAAAGCTAAAACACAACAGGTGGTTGATCTTTACAGCCAGTTCACCGTATTGGATAGCATGCATGTAAAAGGGGCACTTACAGTAGGGGAGAATACAGCGGATCTCAGCGGAATTGCTGTAGCGTATGATGCTTTTAAAATGACGAAGCAGGGGCAGGATACGACGAAGATTGGTGGCTTTACACCTGATCAGCGGTTCTTCTTTTCAATAGCCAGGATCTGGCGGGTAAAGATGAAGGATGAGTATATGAGGTATTGGGTGAATAATGATCCGCATTCACCGCCTATGTGGAGAGTGAATGGGCCATTGATGAACATAGCAGCTTTTTATACGGCGTTTCATGTGCAGCCGGGGGATAAGATGTATTTGGAGGAAGGGAAGCGGATAAAGATCTGGTAA